From one Flavobacterium kingsejongi genomic stretch:
- a CDS encoding aspartyl/asparaginyl beta-hydroxylase domain-containing protein yields MDNLIRSIKFPLVFDVERLQKDLQKIMAKKWVAHYNTNDYSGQWTSIALMSQTGRSDTIYGFLRDDEKLVPTEILDSCTYFKEILDGFLFEKTSVRLLQLAVGAVIKPHTDNCLGYEDNFFRLHIPIITNSEVEFILDGNRLIMNEGECWYIDANFTHSVANRGTKDRIHLVIDGIRNDWTDALFYKEAAQDQFVQPARIMSEKEQEAMMAELTRMNTPAAIAILKELGK; encoded by the coding sequence ATGGATAATTTAATACGGTCGATAAAATTTCCTCTTGTTTTTGATGTCGAAAGGCTGCAAAAGGACCTTCAAAAAATCATGGCTAAAAAATGGGTGGCTCATTACAATACCAATGATTATTCGGGGCAATGGACTTCTATTGCATTAATGTCTCAAACGGGGCGATCGGATACTATTTATGGTTTTTTAAGAGATGATGAAAAGCTGGTTCCTACTGAAATCTTAGATTCCTGTACCTACTTTAAAGAAATTTTGGATGGTTTTTTATTCGAAAAGACATCAGTACGTTTATTGCAGTTGGCAGTAGGTGCCGTTATTAAACCCCATACCGATAATTGCCTGGGGTATGAAGACAATTTTTTCCGGTTGCACATTCCAATTATCACCAATAGTGAAGTTGAATTTATCCTGGATGGGAACCGATTAATTATGAATGAAGGGGAATGTTGGTATATCGATGCTAATTTTACGCATTCCGTCGCCAATCGCGGGACTAAGGATCGCATTCATTTAGTTATTGATGGTATTCGTAATGACTGGACTGATGCGTTGTTTTATAAAGAAGCGGCACAGGACCAGTTTGTACAACCGGCCAGAATCATGAGCGAAAAGGAGCAAGAGGCGATGATGGCCGAATTAACCCGCATGAATACACCCGCAGCCATTGCGATTCTTAAAGAGTTGGGGAAATAA
- a CDS encoding bifunctional helix-turn-helix transcriptional regulator/GNAT family N-acetyltransferase produces MGLFERTGKMALGSRLRLLTAKVTEDAARIYELYHIEFAPKWFPVFFVLAEEGKKTITEIANEIGHSQPSVSKIIKEMTVAGLVKEKRNSTDKRRNVAILTTKGIQLTEEIKTQWKDVGAAVESVISEARHNLWEAIQEWEFLLEQKSLLRRVQEQKKLRESQAVQIVSYDEKYQTAFRALNEEWITTYFQMEEADYKALDNPKEYILDKGGKIFVALYENEPVGVCALIKMNDPDYDYELAKMAVTPRIQGKSIGWLLGQAVLNAAKELGASNVYLESNTSLKPAINLYHKLGFNKVVGRSTPYARCNIQMEVRFSK; encoded by the coding sequence ATGGGTCTATTTGAAAGAACAGGCAAGATGGCTTTAGGAAGCCGGCTAAGGTTGCTTACGGCCAAAGTAACAGAAGATGCCGCCCGGATTTATGAACTCTATCATATTGAATTTGCACCAAAATGGTTTCCTGTTTTTTTTGTCCTTGCGGAAGAAGGCAAGAAAACCATCACTGAAATTGCCAATGAAATTGGGCACTCCCAGCCATCGGTAAGTAAAATAATCAAGGAAATGACCGTTGCCGGACTGGTAAAAGAAAAAAGGAACTCAACCGATAAACGCCGAAACGTAGCCATATTGACAACAAAGGGAATTCAACTCACCGAAGAGATAAAAACACAATGGAAAGATGTAGGTGCTGCAGTCGAAAGCGTGATTTCCGAAGCCCGTCATAACCTTTGGGAAGCCATACAGGAATGGGAATTTCTGCTGGAGCAAAAGTCTTTATTGCGCCGTGTACAGGAACAGAAAAAATTGCGGGAGAGCCAAGCAGTACAAATCGTATCCTATGACGAAAAATACCAAACTGCCTTCAGGGCACTCAATGAGGAATGGATCACGACCTATTTCCAAATGGAGGAAGCTGACTATAAAGCACTCGACAATCCCAAAGAGTATATCCTGGATAAAGGCGGCAAGATATTCGTAGCCCTGTATGAAAACGAACCGGTTGGGGTGTGCGCCCTCATCAAGATGAATGATCCCGACTATGATTACGAATTGGCTAAAATGGCAGTCACTCCCCGTATCCAGGGAAAGAGTATCGGTTGGTTATTAGGCCAGGCCGTTTTAAATGCCGCCAAAGAATTAGGGGCATCCAACGTCTATTTGGAAAGCAATACGTCCCTAAAACCTGCTATTAACCTCTACCACAAATTAGGGTTCAATAAAGTCGTAGGCCGCTCCACGCCTTATGCGCGTTGCAATATCCAGATGGAAGTACGCTTCAGCAAATAG
- a CDS encoding winged helix-turn-helix transcriptional regulator, whose protein sequence is MQTALDILGGKWTFLIVYSLLDGKKRFKELERAVTGINTRMLVKELKSLEAHKILTREAFATVPPTVEYTLTQKGKDLQATMQSLHQWTIDWGEDTDTDKV, encoded by the coding sequence ATGCAGACCGCACTTGATATATTGGGTGGAAAATGGACATTCCTCATCGTTTATTCCCTCCTCGATGGTAAAAAACGCTTCAAGGAACTGGAACGTGCTGTCACAGGAATCAACACCCGGATGCTGGTCAAAGAACTAAAAAGCCTCGAAGCCCACAAAATCCTGACAAGGGAAGCTTTTGCCACCGTTCCCCCGACAGTGGAATATACACTGACTCAAAAAGGAAAAGATTTACAGGCGACAATGCAAAGCCTGCACCAATGGACTATCGATTGGGGTGAGGATACCGATACCGATAAAGTATAA
- a CDS encoding DUF4256 domain-containing protein, with product MDSNSSIKKELTSAAQQTVLRTLKTRFEKNSNRHKGLEWDKVQAKLEAAPEKLWSLDQMENTGGEPDVVGYDPQTDAYIFYDCSPETPKGRRSTCYDREALESRKEFKPKDNAIDRAAAMGISILTEAQYRALQEFGEFDLKTSSWIQTPDPIRKLGGALFCDRRYTTVFVYHNGASSYYAARGFRGMLSV from the coding sequence ATGGACAGCAATAGTAGTATTAAAAAGGAACTTACTTCCGCAGCACAACAAACAGTACTCCGCACATTGAAAACCCGTTTTGAGAAAAATTCCAACCGTCATAAAGGACTGGAATGGGACAAAGTGCAGGCAAAGCTGGAAGCGGCTCCTGAAAAACTGTGGTCGCTCGATCAAATGGAAAATACGGGAGGTGAACCTGATGTTGTAGGCTATGATCCCCAAACGGACGCCTATATTTTTTATGACTGTTCCCCGGAAACCCCAAAAGGCCGCAGGAGTACCTGTTACGACCGGGAAGCACTGGAATCCCGCAAAGAATTCAAACCCAAAGACAACGCTATCGATAGGGCTGCAGCAATGGGAATTTCAATTTTGACAGAAGCCCAATACCGGGCATTACAGGAATTTGGCGAATTTGACCTGAAAACATCAAGCTGGATACAAACCCCGGATCCGATCCGGAAACTGGGTGGCGCGCTGTTTTGCGATCGGCGCTATACTACCGTATTCGTATACCATAATGGCGCATCTTCCTATTATGCTGCCAGGGGATTCCGCGGTATGTTGAGCGTCTGA
- a CDS encoding carbamoyltransferase — protein MKSPIYILGTGLSHNGSAILLKDGRVCAGIEKERLSRIKHDGGNDTLAVQYCLDAEGITLKDLALVVQCANLDIPDRNYFKGKRLFAAAPELKVITISHHLAHAYSAVGTSPFTECAVMVIDGCGSQLEHFLELHPEQKKYIPQNLQDDIHMQCEKDSFYHFDGQQLIPLVKDFSRMATSKSNIFSPPTTLHSIGGFYATISNYIFGDLDDVGKLMGLAPFGTSGVFDFKAFEFQSGNVLVNEDWKSQLTNPSHGYDYFKTHFDYYANVARWAQEQVEQAVITCITNRLEQFPHDNLCYSGGVALNAVANAKLQDSNTVKNIYFEPAAADNGLALGCAFYGWLEYLKMPKVAHDGSTCFGKHYTNEAIDAAFAKAENQKYTPTKYNSDEALMDYCAAQLVQGKTIGWFQSGCEFGPRSLGRRSILAHPGIENMKDHINRDIKFREDFRPFAPAVLKDKVDEYFVTGRNSPYMILVDQTRPEYREALQNVTHKDGSARVQTVEASWNPKFAGLLTEFYRQSGIAVLLNTSLNKRGMPIVETPEEAIQLFEITALDILVIENYVLEK, from the coding sequence ATGAAGTCTCCTATTTATATTCTCGGCACCGGGCTTTCGCACAATGGTTCTGCAATTTTGTTAAAAGATGGCCGAGTTTGTGCCGGAATTGAAAAAGAACGATTAAGCCGTATCAAACATGATGGCGGCAATGATACATTGGCGGTTCAGTACTGCCTCGATGCCGAAGGGATAACCTTAAAAGATCTTGCCCTTGTCGTACAATGTGCTAATCTGGATATCCCGGACCGGAATTATTTTAAAGGAAAGCGGCTTTTTGCAGCAGCACCAGAGCTTAAAGTGATTACTATTTCCCATCATTTAGCTCACGCGTACAGTGCTGTGGGAACCTCCCCATTTACAGAATGTGCCGTTATGGTAATTGATGGATGTGGAAGTCAACTGGAACATTTCCTGGAACTGCATCCGGAACAGAAAAAGTACATCCCCCAAAACCTGCAGGACGACATACACATGCAGTGTGAAAAGGATAGTTTTTATCATTTTGACGGACAGCAGCTTATTCCTTTAGTAAAGGATTTCAGTCGGATGGCAACATCCAAATCCAATATATTTTCACCGCCCACCACCCTGCATTCTATCGGTGGTTTTTATGCTACCATCAGTAATTACATTTTTGGGGACCTCGATGATGTCGGTAAATTAATGGGGCTCGCTCCATTTGGCACCTCAGGTGTATTCGATTTCAAGGCGTTCGAATTCCAATCCGGAAATGTATTGGTTAATGAAGACTGGAAAAGCCAATTGACCAATCCCTCACACGGCTATGACTATTTCAAGACCCATTTTGATTATTATGCCAATGTAGCACGCTGGGCACAGGAGCAGGTAGAGCAAGCAGTAATCACATGCATTACAAACCGTTTGGAACAGTTCCCTCATGACAATCTATGTTATTCGGGTGGAGTGGCACTGAACGCAGTTGCCAATGCCAAGCTTCAGGATAGCAACACTGTCAAAAACATTTATTTTGAACCTGCCGCTGCCGACAATGGTTTAGCGCTCGGCTGTGCTTTTTACGGGTGGCTGGAATACCTCAAAATGCCTAAGGTAGCCCATGATGGCAGTACCTGTTTTGGAAAACACTATACCAATGAAGCAATTGATGCCGCATTCGCTAAAGCCGAAAACCAAAAATACACTCCTACAAAATACAATAGTGACGAAGCCCTGATGGACTACTGTGCAGCACAATTAGTCCAGGGCAAAACAATCGGCTGGTTTCAGTCGGGATGTGAATTTGGCCCACGTTCGCTCGGTAGGCGAAGTATCCTCGCACATCCCGGCATAGAAAATATGAAAGACCATATTAACCGGGATATCAAATTCCGGGAAGACTTCCGCCCTTTTGCTCCGGCGGTATTAAAAGACAAAGTAGATGAGTATTTTGTGACCGGCAGGAATAGCCCCTATATGATTTTGGTCGACCAAACCCGTCCTGAATATCGCGAAGCCCTGCAGAATGTTACCCATAAAGACGGCTCCGCACGGGTGCAAACGGTCGAAGCAAGCTGGAATCCGAAATTCGCCGGACTGCTTACTGAATTTTACAGGCAAAGTGGTATTGCGGTACTATTGAATACGAGCCTGAACAAAAGGGGTATGCCCATTGTAGAAACCCCCGAAGAAGCCATTCAACTGTTCGAAATAACGGCACTGGATATTTTGGTAATCGAAAATTATGTACTGGAGAAATAA